From the Brevibacillus choshinensis genome, one window contains:
- a CDS encoding sensor histidine kinase — MKSQICDKNIIVYAEKITTLLINTYIIISYLFCTTLSLKAMWVLILFGILGVLQIGLHKDVYTRKSLLLISMEAILIVVLYVSVVIQVPQVVLLFLPLIFWCSRILPLKYSLIALTALFFLALIAGHVAGVPLDISFVVLNPTLLLAYFPGWIIRQERNNSIQTQKMLDRIHKQQSELEKAHIELIKYTMDAEEHAVIKERSRMAGEIHDTIGHSLTSIIRGLDACRELIRNKPNEADSFLFAIRSIAKEGLEDIRRSVRSGQDMEKWFLDKDWHSILERFAHQVTQGTGISLRFLTPIEIPINTRYAAFQCMKEAVTNAIRHGHATDISFNQRDTPSQFIVEITNNGLVPQLPLTHGVGLCQMSTRMQNTGGKVEYTVNNNTFQIALSWPKGVRREVSTG, encoded by the coding sequence ATGAAATCGCAAATCTGCGACAAAAATATAATTGTCTACGCTGAGAAGATTACGACACTACTAATTAACACTTATATAATCATTTCTTATTTATTCTGTACGACGTTGAGCCTCAAGGCGATGTGGGTATTAATACTCTTCGGAATTTTAGGCGTTCTGCAGATAGGACTTCATAAGGATGTTTACACTCGGAAATCCCTGCTGCTGATCAGTATGGAAGCGATATTAATTGTAGTGTTGTACGTATCCGTCGTCATCCAAGTTCCCCAAGTGGTGCTGTTATTTTTACCGCTAATTTTTTGGTGCAGTCGAATCCTTCCGCTAAAATACAGTCTTATTGCTTTAACGGCATTATTTTTCCTTGCCCTCATAGCTGGTCACGTCGCAGGCGTTCCTCTCGATATTTCATTTGTAGTATTAAATCCGACGCTGCTGCTTGCTTATTTTCCGGGATGGATTATCCGTCAGGAGAGAAACAATTCGATTCAGACGCAAAAAATGCTCGATCGAATTCACAAACAACAATCCGAATTGGAAAAAGCCCATATCGAGCTCATCAAATATACGATGGATGCCGAGGAACATGCCGTGATCAAGGAACGAAGCAGAATGGCAGGGGAAATCCATGACACGATCGGGCATTCCTTAACCTCCATTATTCGCGGTCTGGATGCATGCCGCGAGCTGATTCGCAACAAGCCGAATGAAGCCGACTCCTTCTTGTTTGCCATACGGAGCATCGCCAAGGAAGGGCTGGAAGACATCAGGCGTTCCGTTCGATCTGGGCAAGATATGGAGAAATGGTTTTTAGACAAAGATTGGCATTCTATACTCGAACGGTTTGCGCATCAGGTCACCCAGGGGACAGGGATTTCGCTACGTTTTTTGACACCAATTGAAATCCCGATCAACACCAGATATGCTGCCTTTCAGTGCATGAAGGAAGCTGTAACTAACGCCATTCGTCATGGCCACGCAACCGATATTTCGTTTAACCAAAGAGACACTCCTTCGCAATTCATCGTAGAAATTACAAATAATGGTCTGGTGCCCCAACTGCCCCTAACCCATGGTGTTGGTCTATGTCAGATGAGCACCCGTATGCAGAATACAGGCGGTAAA